aaacagctgggtGGGTTCTGATTTAAGCTTAGAAACCTGTGTGGCTGTGCAGTAATTGAGAGAATATAGTAGTAGTATTCAAAGTTCATTAGTTCAGCAATAAAGCTCCCTATTTAAAAAAACGTATTAATTAAAAACCTGAAGCATATTAAATTATTTTCACTGTACAACTGATGATGGCTATGTAGAtggtgtggggcacgggtcacttgctggtttgaactagataACATGGTGGATTCTATGTAACTTGAAACAACTCGGTGCTACTTTGGGAACACTGCCAGGCTTCACCTAAACTTGCTCCTATTACCGTTACTTTCACCTCCCCACACTTGTCTTTCATCTAGCTGTTGTGTTTTGTCAGTAACATAGACTGTAAACTATTTTGGATTGACCCTATCTTTGCCCTGATTGCCACCTCTGTAATAAAGATAAATAGTAACATAGAACCAGCCATAGTAACATTGGTGTCTCTCCTTCCTCTTGAATTTCCCTAGTATGTGGTGCCATAGGTTGGCACATCTATTCTCCAGCACCCAGTGCCTGCTGAATAGAAGCAGTGGACACCAAATATCATGGCAGCCCCGTTACAGAAAGAGCCTCCCTGCTGTATCCCGTTGGCACCATATGGCCCCAGCGTCTCTGAACTGTGCCTGGCAATTACATGGTGATCATTTAGGTAAGGGGGGAGAGAGTGTATGCGCGTGCACATGTGTTGGTGTGTGTGTCCACCTCTCAGTGTGGGTCGGATGGGAAGCAGCCTTTTCTGATCGTGCTTTACCGTGGTGGTGCTCCTTCAGTCAAGTCACTCTTAATTTCCACTAGTGTAAGTGAGAGTAGAGTCTGATCACAGCCCTCTTATTATATggtttagagcaggggagggcaaactttttggcctgaggggcGCATTGGGTTTAGGAAAtagtatggagggctggttaggggagggggtcgtgacCCGGCCctccccccatctgcccccccaacctcccctgttccctgatggccccccgggacccctgccccatccaccccccatcccgctccctgtcccctgaccgccccctccggcccatcaacccccccccccatcctgactgccccccaggacctctgccgCATCCAactaccccttctccctgtctccGGAACCCTTGCCCCAAGTGCCCctcgccaccccatccaactcctcctctcatttctgaatgccccccccccccgggatccctgcccccattcaacccccctgttccctgccctttgactgccccgacccctgcccaccctcccaaactcccctgccctctatccaatccctccgctccctgcccccttactgcgctgcctggagcacgggTGGCTGGCGGCTCTACAGCCgcaccacccagctggagcctgccatGCAgtcgccaccacgcagcacagagcaccaggttaggccgggctctgcagctgtgctgccccagaagCTCGCTGTCCTGCCGCCcaggggctgcgggggagggggaacagcaggggaggggccgggggctagtctCCTGGGCCAGGCGCTCAGtagccgggcaggagggtcccgcaggccatagtttgcccacctctggtttagaGGTTTGGTTTGGTATTTTCAGGGACGTATGGGACCAGGTCATCTTCATGCCCTAATGGTTTTGAGGCAGCCCAGTCTAGCAGGCTAAGGCAGAGTTCTAATCCCATCTGAGCCTTGACTTGCTGCGTGCCTTTGAGCAAGCCACTTTAGCCCCTTGTCAGACAGAGAAGCAGACTGGTAAGGCAGCTGACAGACCAGTTAATAACCCCCTAATATCTCCAGTGTTTAAATTATACCTGATACTTCTTAGCTAATTTCTGCTCTATATGTTACCTGAAGGCAATTCACTATCCATGTGTGGCCTTTCAGCACAGCCCACGGGGATACATACAGTCACCATGTCAAGATATACCTTGGGCATATAAAATgagtagggccctatgaaattcatggtccattttggtcaatttcacaatcagaggatttaaaaagagtaaatgtcatgatttcagcaatttaaatctgaaatttcacagtgttgtagggatcctgacccaaaaaggagttgtggagtGGTTGCAAGGGGTTATTGTAGGGGAAGTTGCAGTACTGCTAACCTTACTTCTGCGTTACTGCAGGCAGcagccctgccttcagagctgggcagctgaagagcaggagtccagctctgaagcgcagcatggtatggtattgccacgcttacttctgtactgctgctggcagggctctgTCTTCAGAACTGGGAACCTGCcgacagccgccgctctccagccgcccagctctgaaggcagtacagaagtaagagtggcaatacaaCGACCCTCTccccctctaaaataaccttgcaacccccctgcaactcccttttgggccaggactcccaatttgagaaatgctggtctcccctgtgaaatctgtataatacagggtaaaagcacacacaagaccagactTCAaggtgggagaccagatttcatggtccatgacgtgtttttcttggccgtgaatttggtagggccctgcaAATGAGGCTAGTTTAGGGGACCTTTCTATTTGAAAGCATCTCTTTTAAGTATGTAATTAAAGGAAATTGCCCAATATTTAAGATATCTTTGGTCCAAAGGATGATGCAATGCATATGGATCTGGATACTTGGATTTCAAAAGTCAAGCTGGActagagggggagggactctCCTCTTACACAAAGACATTCTTAAAGATATCAAAGCTGGCTGAGACAGGTTTAAGCTGTTTGGGGATGGGAGAAAGGCAAAAGCACCATGCCATGCTATGGATCAAGGAATATTTCAGTGTCAAGCTTAGTGCCAGTGCAGTGGTGGTTTCCGTTGTATTCAGATGGACCTGTTGATTTATACCTATCCTATTTGGCTggactttttcctctttctgtatTTCTATACAATTGCCAGTTAGCAATATGGTTTCAGCCATACTGAAGGGAGCATCTTATCTCGGATAGTTGTTGGACAGCACTTCTGCAAAGGGAATGAAATAGTCTGGCCTGTCAAGGAATAGGGAAGAAAGGAATAAGTAACTGCCTAGGTACGTGGCCAGCATGGCTAagtctgcagtattccttcccaACAGTGTCGCACTTGCCTAATATTCACAACACTACTTGGAGGTAGATAGCGTGTGTGCAGTGGTTTGAGGGTAAATACTAATAGACTTTGTAGTTGCTGCAAGTGGGCTTATACAGGTGGGGTTCTTAGCCTTTTGGGGTACATCTACatggcagctgggaggtgtaattctcTGATAAagctagcatactaaaaatagcagtgtggccacgaCGGCTCAGGCTAGCCGCCTAAGTCTGAAATCCTTGATATGTACTTGAGCCgctgtggccacactgctatttttggtgTGCTAGCTCGCACAGCGCTTACATGTATGTCTAGCTAAGTGGggattacacctcccagctgcagtgtagacaaatccttGGTTTTAACTTGTTTGACCAAGGACTCTTTTTAACTATCTATTTCTCCAGAGCTCAGGTACGCAGAGACCCTGATGCGCTTTGATTATGTGTGGCTGCGTGATCACTGCCGCTCAGCATCCTGCTACAACAGCAAGACCAACCAGCGCAGCTTAGACACAGCTAGTGTGGATCTGTGCATCAAACCAAAGACTGTCCGAGTGGATGAGACCACGCTCTTTCTAACATGTAAGTCAAGGGAGTCTGCACTAAATGTTGTGaaggggcccagctgcagccaaggTAAACATTGAAGAGTGTCATTCTGCGAGATGTCCCTAGGTGCTTTCTACAATCCGCATATGCCTTAAATCATTTCCAGGGTTGTGTTGCTTTTTAACTGAAAAGAAAACTCTCAGCATGTTTTCAATGTGTCTAAAAAGCTGTTTCTCACTAGTGGAGATCTGAAACttggggcttgtctgcatggggaaatttactggcatagctatactgcTATAGTCATAGTGATATAGTGGCATAATTATAAATCCCCACTCTTACAAGAGTACCTTTTTCCAGTTTAGTTTATACCACTGCCAAAGCGACATAAGCTAAACCTGAAAAAGGCACtcttttaggctatgtctacactgtgtaccttacagcggcatagctgtgctgttgtaaggtcttctgtgtagctgctctttgctgGCAAGAGAGAGCTCTCTACTCCcggcaaaataaaaccacccctaGCAAGCAGCAGTAGCTTtgttgacgggagagcgtctcctgccgacaaagtgcTGTCCATACAGGTGCTTTTCAtgggtaaaacttttgtcagttgggtggcttttttttttttttttttttcccccacaccctGACTGAGAAAAGTTTTGCTGATAAAAGTGCAGCGTAGACCTACCCATAGTAAGTGTGTCCATGCAGGGAGTTATAGACACAGTCTCATTGTTTTGCATCTTTTTGCATGCACGCTGACAACTTGTTACACAGTGGTTTGTGAGAGCTGAACTGCTGATTTAGTCTTTAAGAAACAATATCCATTAGAAACCTAGTCTATTTCAGAAACGTTTCAAAGTAGGTTCAGGTCCCACACATTACCTCAGCACTCAGTCCCCTGCCTATTCCTGTGATTGAGAAGCATGTTTTCCCACTATATACTGTTGCTTTCCTCTGTTGGTTGTGTTAAAAGACCCACACAAATGGGGAAACATTTCAgcttgacagcactttgtgtgtAGTcattgcacaaagtaaacaaagttcaaaatattttttttttctcttctcttggGTGTTCTTTTTTaacaagtaaaaaataaaattcagagaGGTGACTTTTCaaagcatatttttttttaaataggacaaAATCAAACCTTCGTAGTCACAAAACAAGTGGtgcccttttttccccccaccaaaaaaaaaaatctaaatgaacGTAAGAACTGAATGTAGGCATATGGTAAAGATTTCCCAGTGCCCCATGAGTGCTCGTTAGCTTACATTCCTGGGCTGATGGTAAGGCGATCCTGCTGTGGCAAAGAGTGCTGATGGATCACAGTTAAGGGCttacatttttattacatttcctGGGGTAGTCCAGGCTTATCTCTGGATCAAGTGCTGTTTTGGGAAGAGACCTAGCTGTGAACAGATGACTTGAGAACAGTGTGTGGTTCTGGACTGTGCTATAGTTGTAAACATTCTTTCAGAATATAAAGCTCTGTTTCCTTTTTTGCCCAAATATGTTTTGTTTGAACAAGAGAAAATGCAGACACTCAAACAATACATTAGAAGATGAAAGATTTCTTTCTTTTACATTTCCCCCCTTAATGTGAGGGTCTGATCAGAACTCCTGTCTCCTACTTAATCCTCTACTAGTTGTTCTCTGCTCCACAGCTTGTCACTTTTTCTCCTGCCCTGAGGAGTGATTGTAGATTTGTCCCGTTAGAGCTCAGCAGTTTATTCAGACCATTCCTGTGCTACCAGTGCCTGATTCCTGGTGCATTACCCCTCTGTACTGTCTAGGGGGTTTTAATGGATCTGATTTCAAATTATAGGACTGCAAAGCTGATGCATTCTGTTCTGAACTTTGACTAAGACACCACGTCACACCTGGGGAGATGGCCAGAACATGGAACCCTAAGACTAAAATAAAAGTAGTGTAGCTGGGAACTAGAACTTGTCATGCAAATAAGGGAGCCACCAGGTGCACTGAAATATGAAATGGCAATGTAGTGTATCAAATGCTCACTTTCTCATTGTAACCTCAAAGATAACTTCTTCATTTAACTTGTCCAAGAAAAATCTAATTCCACAGTAAGAAGCTGTTGCTAGACAAAATTATAGGGTGACGACTACATCCCAATCCCATGTTTTAACTGGCTGATCACCCCAAAGCTCCAGTGGCAACAACGCTTTCTGTTTTATCACAGGGCCAGATGGTCATGTGACCAGGTATGGGTTAGAGTGGCTGGTGAAGAACAGCTATGAGGGTCAGAAGCAGCAGGTCATGCATCCTCGAATTTTCTGGAATGCTGAGATCTATCAGCAAGCCCAAGTGCCCTCCGTGGACTGCCAGAACTTCCTGGAGACAAAAGAGGGGCTAAAAGAATTCCTGCAAAACTTCCTGCTGTATGGCATTGCTTTTGTAGAAAACGTCCCCCCGACCAAAGAGGACACGGAAATCTTAGCAGAGAGGATCAGCTTGATCAGGTAACTAGAGATGCCCTAAGGAAGGCCACATGCAACTTTCTAGGAGCTCCAAGGGCCACACACATAACGAGCAGATTGtagtctctctctttcctacGAAGGTGCAGCCTTCTCTTACCCTTGATCCCAGAATATAACTCCAGTCAAGGTGAAGTATTACATACTGGGACCTGCAGTCTCTGTGGCCAGGCCATTTGATTCAAGATGGAATGTTGCATTGTAGAACCTGCCATGTCCACGAGCCCCCCCTCCTTATTAAAGCTAGGATTATGGCATTGTGGAGCTGCATAGGCAGCATCTGGCCACTGTTGTGCTAATGGATAATGTGCAGAGCAATGAGTAAGTGCTGGACTGGGAAGATTTGAGCTTCACTAGGAGAGAGATTTCCTGTTTTGATATGAAGGGTTGGGAGGGCAGCCTTGGGCCTGGGagctggaaagattaaaaaaaaaaatctgtagttGCCTCGAAAGGAGAAGTGTGGGAAAGATATTTCAAgtgtataacaaaacaaaaaccccactctTCTAGCCTGGGTTTGAATTTCAGGCTGTCTCCAGACTGAGTGCTGTAGAAACAGCTTATGTGCCCCAGGCCATCAGCAATGCAGAGATTTACATCACAGAACTGCTACTCTTTTAACGCTGGTTAAGGAGTGGCATTGATGGGTTCCCAAGGGAATCTTATATGTGttatctatctaggtacttacaGGCCTCATTACTGTGGCACCCGAGactcagattctcaaaggtatgtaggtgcctaactccctttgatttcactgggagttaggcacctacatacctttgaggatctagggcTGAGTGCTTTTCAGCTTTCTACCAGTACAATTTGCTTGTCTTCAGCCTATTTCCTCCGCTGCTGGTCATCTTCCTTCCCCACAGTTCAAGGCTTGGAGAGTGGGTGTCAGATGGGAAACTCGGGGGGCCTTGAAACTCAAGCAGGGATTCTGTGCAATCCCAGAGGAGATGAGTGGAAGGGGGGATGTGCTGTGTGAGGGTCAGCATCTTCAGACTGTGGGAATGCCTCTCATGACTCAGGAGTGAggcttttgttgatttttatAGGAATGCTGTAGGAGCAGACCCATTCATCTGCTTGAAGGATATTGGTTATGAGACTTCAAAGGCTATGGGGGTTACACAGGAGAGGTTGGGGCTCTGTAATGAGAGAGAGGAATTGAATACTTAAAGTAGTGGAAGCCCCTTCACTTGAGACGTTAGTAATGAAAGTCACTTAATGTATATTATCAAATATGCAGCACACGATATTCTGACCTTCTAACTTGTACACTTTGGGGGATGGTGACAGATACACTTATGAAAACAGATAGGATGTTCCCTAAAGCAATTTGTGCCACACCAGTTATGTTTACTGGCCTCTCTGTGATGTACACCTGATCAGATCCTGTCTTTTCTCTTCCAGGGAGACCATCTATGGTAGAATGTGGTATTTCACCTCTGACTTCTCCCGGGGAGACACAGCATACACAAAACTGGCTCTGGATCGTCACACTGATACCACCTACTTCCAGGAGCCCTGTGGGTAAGTGCTTGTGCTGGTTCCCAAAGATGCAGCTCAAAGGACAAGAGTAATTTACTAGACTGAAGTTTCTAATGGCAGAATTTTTGATAAGTGGGTTGGCTGGTTCTAGACCTTAGCCACGCACTAAACAGACTCACTCATTCCAACAGTATGGTACTGCTGCACTGAAATCCTGTTTTATTCAGGAATCTGGCAGcatgctttattttttaaatccccttTTTTCCCCACCTAAAACTTCCTGGTCCttcagggacacattcttattaTGGGTTGGCTCTTGGGTGACTATATTTTGCTGTCAAGGTGACTCAGGTACTTCTTTGGTGCTCTTTTGGAATGAAGTTGGCCATATGACCATATATAGTAGGCCCAGCCACCCAACTACCTTGCAGTTTATGTGCTTTACAGCGTTAGTAAAATTACTATGAAAATCTATATATGGATTCCAGAATCCCAAAGTTCACAAGTTGCATATTAGTGACTGATTATTTGTAAGCTGTGATGTGTGGGTTGTGCTGACTTATATACCATCATTACACATGGTCTGAGCAAAAACTTCAAATGAGTTTGGATTTACTTTCTTCCAGTGGTGTATTACTGTCATCGGTTAAACTGCCTGCTGCTCGGACTCCTCAGTTCCAAAGTTCATTCCTGTCTCCATTTTCAATATGTTCAGAACTGCAACATGCTCATTAAATGCTCATTCCCAGACTCTGTGTTCACAAGTAGTTTTAGTCCCTGTGATGTAGAC
This region of Chrysemys picta bellii isolate R12L10 chromosome 9, ASM1138683v2, whole genome shotgun sequence genomic DNA includes:
- the TMLHE gene encoding trimethyllysine dioxygenase, mitochondrial isoform X2, coding for MVRRVPRRSVRKPHILCMWCHRLAHLFSSTQCLLNRSSGHQISWQPRYRKSLPAVSRWHHMAPASLNCAWQLHGDHLELRYAETLMRFDYVWLRDHCRSASCYNSKTNQRSLDTASVDLCIKPKTVRVDETTLFLTWPDGHVTRYGLEWLVKNSYEGQKQQVMHPRIFWNAEIYQQAQVPSVDCQNFLETKEGLKEFLQNFLLYGIAFVENVPPTKEDTEILAERISLIRETIYGRMWYFTSDFSRGDTAYTKLALDRHTDTTYFQEPCGIQVFHCLKHEGTGGRTLLVDGFYAAEQVLQRAPEEFELLTKVPLKHEYIENVVGCPNHMIGVGPILNIYPWNNELYLIRYNNYDRAVINTVPYDVVHRWYAAHRTLTTELRRPENELWVKLKPGKALFVDNWRILHGRESFTGYRQLCGCYLTRDDMLNTARFLGLQA
- the TMLHE gene encoding trimethyllysine dioxygenase, mitochondrial isoform X1; the encoded protein is MWCHRLAHLFSSTQCLLNRSSGHQISWQPRYRKSLPAVSRWHHMAPASLNCAWQLHGDHLELRYAETLMRFDYVWLRDHCRSASCYNSKTNQRSLDTASVDLCIKPKTVRVDETTLFLTWPDGHVTRYGLEWLVKNSYEGQKQQVMHPRIFWNAEIYQQAQVPSVDCQNFLETKEGLKEFLQNFLLYGIAFVENVPPTKEDTEILAERISLIRETIYGRMWYFTSDFSRGDTAYTKLALDRHTDTTYFQEPCGIQVFHCLKHEGTGGRTLLVDGFYAAEQVLQRAPEEFELLTKVPLKHEYIENVVGCPNHMIGVGPILNIYPWNNELYLIRYNNYDRAVINTVPYDVVHRWYAAHRTLTTELRRPENELWVKLKPGKALFVDNWRILHGRESFTGYRQLCGCYLTRDDMLNTARFLGLQA
- the TMLHE gene encoding trimethyllysine dioxygenase, mitochondrial isoform X9; this translates as MWCHRLAHLFSSTQCLLNRSSGHQISWQPRYRKSLPAVSRWHHMAPASLNCAWQLHGDHLELRYAETLMRFDYVWLRDHCRSASCYNSKTNQRSLDTASVDLCIKPKTVRVDETTLFLTWPDGHVTRYGLEWLVKNSYEGQKQQVMHPRIFWNAEIYQQAQVPSVDCQNFLETKEGLKEFLQNFLLYGIAFVENVPPTKEDTEILAERISLIRETIYGRMWYFTSDFSRGDTAYTKLALDRHTDTTYFQEPCGIQVFHCLKHEGTGGRTLLVDGFYAAEQVLQRAPEEFELLTKVPLKHEYIENVVGCPNHMIGVGPILNIYPWNNELYLIRYNNYDRAVINTVPYDVVHRWYAAHRTLTTELRRPENELWVKLKPGAVCG
- the TMLHE gene encoding trimethyllysine dioxygenase, mitochondrial isoform X3, producing MWCHRLAHLFSSTQCLLNRSSGHQISWQPRYRKSLPAVSRWHHMAPASLNCAWQLHGDHLELRYAETLMRFDYVWLRDHCRSASCYNSKTNQRSLDTASVDLCIKPKTVRVDETTLFLTWPDGHVTRYGLEWLVKNSYEGQKQQVMHPRIFWNAEIYQQAQVPSVDCQNFLETKEGLKEFLQNFLLYGIAFVENVPPTKEDTEILAERISLIRETIYGRMWYFTSDFSRGDTAYTKLALDRHTDTTYFQEPCGIQVFHCLKHEGTGGRTLLVDGFYAAEQVLQRAPEEFELLTKVPLKHEYIENVVGCPNHMIGVGPILNIYPWNNELYLIRYNNYDRAVINTVPYDVVHRWYAAHRTLTTELRRPENELWVKLKPGKGDGDDWQVDSGQLTMNLVPAAAVGLWTFHCLKMEFAGGTRNLAEMEQMV
- the TMLHE gene encoding trimethyllysine dioxygenase, mitochondrial isoform X8; translated protein: MVRRLLSWAGPRGRRGGAVVGRVLSVLRGCLAELRYAETLMRFDYVWLRDHCRSASCYNSKTNQRSLDTASVDLCIKPKTVRVDETTLFLTWPDGHVTRYGLEWLVKNSYEGQKQQVMHPRIFWNAEIYQQAQVPSVDCQNFLETKEGLKEFLQNFLLYGIAFVENVPPTKEDTEILAERISLIRETIYGRMWYFTSDFSRGDTAYTKLALDRHTDTTYFQEPCGIQVFHCLKHEGTGGRTLLVDGFYAAEQVLQRAPEEFELLTKVPLKHEYIENVVGCPNHMIGVGPILNIYPWNNELYLIRYNNYDRAVINTVPYDVVHRWYAAHRTLTTELRRPENELWVKLKPGAVCG
- the TMLHE gene encoding trimethyllysine dioxygenase, mitochondrial isoform X7, whose translation is MRFDYVWLRDHCRSASCYNSKTNQRSLDTASVDLCIKPKTVRVDETTLFLTWPDGHVTRYGLEWLVKNSYEGQKQQVMHPRIFWNAEIYQQAQVPSVDCQNFLETKEGLKEFLQNFLLYGIAFVENVPPTKEDTEILAERISLIRETIYGRMWYFTSDFSRGDTAYTKLALDRHTDTTYFQEPCGIQVFHCLKHEGTGGRTLLVDGFYAAEQVLQRAPEEFELLTKVPLKHEYIENVVGCPNHMIGVGPILNIYPWNNELYLIRYNNYDRAVINTVPYDVVHRWYAAHRTLTTELRRPENELWVKLKPGKALFVDNWRILHGRESFTGYRQLCGCYLTRDDMLNTARFLGLQA
- the TMLHE gene encoding trimethyllysine dioxygenase, mitochondrial isoform X6; this translates as MRFDYVWLRDHCRSASCYNSKTNQRSLDTASVDLCIKPKTVRVDETTLFLTWPDGHVTRYGLEWLVKNSYEGQKQQVMHPRIFWNAEIYQQAQVPSVDCQNFLETKEGLKEFLQNFLLYGIAFVENVPPTKEDTEILAERISLIRETIYGRMWYFTSDFSRGDTAYTKLALDRHTDTTYFQEPCGIQVFHCLKHEGTGGRTLLVDGFYAAEQVLQRAPEEFELLTKVPLKHEYIENVVGCPNHMIGVGPILNIYPWNNELYLIRYNNYDRAVINTVPYDVVHRWYAAHRTLTTELRRPENELWVKLKPGKGDGDDWQVDSGQLTMNLVPAAAVGLWTFHCLKMEFAGGTRNLAEMEQMV